The Pirellulales bacterium genomic sequence ACATCTACTACTACCTGAAGCCGACCGAAGGCCAAGGCAAGACCTGGGACGACGTTCCCGCCGAGATCAAGGAAACGTTCGATCGTCTGGGGATTCCCGAGGCCGAGAAGAAATTCCTCGCCGGCGTCAAGGCGCAGTTCGAGAGCGAGGTCGTCTACGGCTCGCTGCAGGAGGACCTCGGCAACAAGGGGGTCATCTTCACCGACACCGATACGGCGGTTCGCGAGCACAGTGACCTGTTGCGGGAGTATTTCGGCAAGATCATCCCGCCGGAGGACAACAAATTCGCGGCGCTCAATTCGGCCGTGTGGTCGGGGGGCTCGTTCATCTACGTCCCCAAGGGGGTCAAGATCGAGTTCCCGCTGCAGGCCTATTTCCGAATCAACGCCGAGCGGATGGGGCAATTCGAGCGGACGTTGATCATCGTCGACGAGGGCGCCGAGGTGCACTACGTCGAGGGGTGCACGGCGCCGATGTATTCGTCCGAGAGTCTCCACTCGGCGGTCGTCGAGGTGATCGTCAAGAAGAACGGTCGCGCGCGATACACGACGATCCAGAACTGGGCGAACAACATCTACAATTTGGTCACCAAACGGGCCGTAGCGTACGAGAACGCTCTGATGGAGTGGATCGACGGCAACCTGGGAAGCCAGCTCACGATGAAGTACCCGGCCGTCTACATGATGGAACCGGGCGCTCGGGGCGAGATCCTGTCGATCGCCTTCTCCTCGAAGGGGCAACACCAGGATGCGGGCGCCAAGGTCGTCCACTGCGCCCCGCACACCAAGAGCCGGATCATCTCCAAGAGCATCTCGAAGAACGGCGGCCGCAGCAGCTATCGCGGTCTGTGCAAGGTCGAGGAGGGCGCCACCGACTGCAAGAGCAACGTTGTGTGCGACGCTCTGATCCTCGACAGCGCCAGCCGCAGCGACACCTATCCCTACATTGAGGTCGAAGAACAGGACGTGCAGGTCGAGCACGAGGCGAGCGTCTCGCGGATCGGCGAAGAGCAACTCTTCTACCTCATGAGCCGCGGGCTGACCGAGGCCGAGGCGAGCTCGATGATCGTCAGCGGGTTCATTGAGCCGTTGATCAAGGAGTTGCCGATGGAGTACGCCGTCGAGATGAACCGGCTGATCGAGCTGCAGATGGAAGGGTCGGTGGGTTAAATCGCCATCGTGATCGGCAAAGGAGTTTAACGGTGAACACCTTCAATCCGCTCGACTTGCTGATCTCCGAACTCTACTCTGTCGACGGGAAAGCCGAGATTGTCGATGGCAGGATCGTCGCTATGAGTCCGACCGGAAGTCGCCCAAGCCGAACGAGCGGTTTGATCTTCGCCAGCCTGTTGGAAGTTGAGGAGACTGCGAACGGTCGGGCGTATCCAGACAACGCCGCGTATATGGTCGACCTTCCCTGCCGGAAGTCTTTCAGTCCCGATGCCTCATTTTTTACGGGGCCCGATTCGGGGATGAAGTTCTTGGAGGGAGCGCCTGACTTTGCCGTCGAAGTTCGTAGTGAAAACGATTACGGTCCTGCTGCCGAACGAAAGATTGCCGCCAAGCGGGCTGACTATTTCGCCGCCGGAACGAAGGTTGTGTGGGACGTTGATTTGCTGAGCGACGAGGTCATTCGTTCTTATTGCAGCCAATCCCCCGATTCGCCCCAGATTTTTTGCCGCGGCGAAGTTGCGCGTGCAGAGTCTGCAGTGCCGGGTTGGATTGTCTCCGTGGATTCCATCCTGCGGTAGCACGGCAATTCGTCCGGTGCTGTTCGCCGCTTCATTTTTTTGACCGCCCCGAGTTGGGCTGCTTGGCATGACTGCTGCGACATTGAAGACGACTGGTTTCACTCGCGAGGCGTTCGACGCTTGGCTCGCTTCGCGCGACGAGCCAGGGTGGCTCGCCGATTTGCGGCGCGACGCGTGGCGGCGGTTCGAGTCGCTTCCGATGCCTTCGCGGACCGACGAGGAGTGGATGCGGACCGACGTTCGTCTGTTCCGGCTTGATCGGTACGCTCTGCCGAGCGACCTGCCGGCTGGCGTCGTCGCGCCTGCGGCGGTGCTGGCGGCGGGGGTGGAGTTGGGAGGGCGCGCGGTCTCGCTGAATTCGCGACCCGTCTCGAGCGACCTTGCCCCCGAACTGGCCGCCAAGGGAGTTCTGTTCGGCAGTCTCGACCAATTGGTCGCGGAGCATGGCGAACTGTTGCGGCCGTACATTGAACGGCACGTCGTCGATCCCGGTTACGACAAGTTCGCGGCCCTCAACGCGGCCTGCTGGAGCGGCGGTTCGGTGCTGTTCGTCCCGGCAGGGGTGCGCGTCGAGCAACCGCTGCACGCCCTGGCGGCCATGACCGACGGGGGGGTCGATCTGTCGCGGACGCTCGTCATTCTCCAGCGCAGGGCCGAGGCGACGCTGCTGACCGAGACGGCGAGTACGGGTGCGCAGGACTCCGGATTCCACTGCGGTTCGATCGAACTGCTGGTCGAACCCGAGGCCCGGCTGCGGTACGTCAATTTGCAGAACTGGGGAAGCGGGGTTTGGCATTTCGCCCACCAGAAGGCCCACGTCGCCCAAGCCGCGGGGTTGCAGTGGACGATTGGCGCCCTCGGCGCGCGGCTCGCCAAAGTGAACCAGCACGTCGCCCTGACCGGCCAGGACGCCGAGGCCCAGGTCAACGGCGTCATGTTCACGCACGGCAAGCAGCATTTGTCGTACAACACCCACCAGCACCACCAAGCGGCTTACTGCCGCAGCGACCTGCTGTACAAGACGGCGCTTCAGGACCAGTCGCGCACCGTGTGGCGCGGGATGATCAAGGTCGACGAGGGCGCCCAGCGGACCGACGCCTATCAGCGGAACGACAACCTGATGCTGTCCCGCGACGCCCGGGCCGATTCGATCCCAGGATTGGAGATCGAGGCGGACGACGTCCGCTGCACGCACGGCAGCACGGCGGGCCGGATCGACGACACGCAGGTGTTTTACGCGATGACCCGCGGCTACACGCGGACCGAAGCGATGCGGATGATCGTCGCGGGGTTTTTTCAGCAGGTGTTCGACAGGATCGCGATCGAGAGCGTTCGCGAAGCGCTGGGGCGGGCGATTGGGGATCGCGTGCGGGCGATCTCGGAGTAGGCGACTTGAGCGCCGCGTTCATGTCTGTCGACAGACGTGAGCCTGATAAGTCAGAGATCGCCATGGGTACGTCGGAAGACCACCGTGACCATGGGGCCCGGCGAGCAGACATGCGATCGTGGGTATGCGACCGGCTGCGGACCCTCTGGGCATCGTAGATATCACGAAAGCAACTTCAGAAGCCCGACCAACACGATTACAAAAACGCACAGCGAGAGGATGTACCAATAGCACCCAGAAGGTTCTCCGGGTTTCATGTTGACCCGGAACAGAGGTATATGCCGTTCCATAGCTTGCGCTTCGCGATTGAAAGCAAATGTCGGCGGACTCTGAAAGCGGGAGTTAGCGGCAGATCGAACTCCAAGAGTGAATCATAGCTGACGCCCCCGTTTCAAGAGAGCATGAACGAATTTCAAGCCGTGGCCTGTGTCGCCGATGTTCCTGATCCAGGTTCGCAACTGGTCGAGGTCGGCGATCGGCTGGTGGTGCTCATTCACGCGGCCGGGCATTGGTACGCGCTGGACGACGTTTGCACCCATGACGGGGGGCCGCTGTCCGACGGACCGGTCGACCCTCGACAGGTCTCGATCGCTTGTCCGCGCCATGGGGCGCAGTTCAGCGCCGAAACCGGGGCCGCGCTCACCATGCCGGCGACCAAAGCGACTGTTGCGCACGAAGTGCAGATCAACGGCGACCGCGTCTTAGTGCGGCTGTCTGACGCCTGACAATCGCCAGCCATGCGACTCTCGATAAGGAGCTCCTCATGCCTATCGCCGAAGACGCCGTTCGCGAGGCCCTCAAGTCGGTCATCGACCCCGAGTTGTTCGTCAACGTGGTCGACCTGGGGTTGATCTACACGGTCAACGTCGCCGAGCAAGACGACGGAACGTCGAACGTCGACGTCGAGATGACGATGACCAGCCCCGCGTGCCCCGCCGGGCCCCAACTGTTGGCCCAATCCAAGGAGGCGGTCGGCCGGCTGGAAGGGGTTGGCGCCGTCGACGTGCGGCTGGTGATGCATCCCCCGTGGACGCCGGATCGAATGACCGAGGACGCGCGAGATCAACTCGGCATTTTTTGAGCGTCTCGTCTTAGCGTCGCGATCGATCACCCTTCCCATTTCGCCCCCGGCCATCGGCCGGGGGTTATGTGCAAATGCACGTTTTCGTTTATGAATGGATCACCGGCGGGGGGCTCGTCGAACAAGCGGGGCGACTGCCGGAGTCGTTGCTGGCCGAGGGGACGGCGATGACGGCGGCCCTGACGGCCGACCTGCTAGCCATCTCTGGCTGCCGCGTGACGCGACTGGCCGATCACCGCTTGAGCGAGCCGCTGGCCGAGCGGGAGCGCGTGATCGAGGTCCACAGCGAGTCGCATCGCCGCGCGGAGTTCGCCGTCGCGGCAGCGGAGGCCGATTACACCGTCGTTATCGCCCCGGAGTTCGACCGCATCCTGATGCGATCCTTCCGCGCGGCGCTCGAAGCAGGAGCCCGACCGTTGGGGGGCTCGGCCGAATTCATCGCCCTGGCGAGCGACAAGCAGCGAACGGCCGGCCGGCTGGCCGCCGCCGGCGTGTCGACGCCCGAGGCGGTGCTCGTGCCCGCGGACGCCGAGCGGTTGCCGCACGACTTCCGTTACCCGGGGGTGCTCAAGCCGCTCGACGGGGCGGGCTCTCAGCACACGCTGCTCGTCGAAGGCCCGCAGGACGAGCCCCCCCCCTATCCTTGGCCGCGACGGTTGGAACGCTACTGTCCGGGGCGCGCGGCGAGCGCGGCCTTTCTGTGCGGGCCTGCCGGCGCCGTGGCGTTGCCGCCGTGCTGGCAGCACCAGTCGACCGACGGACGGTTTGCTTACCGAGGCGGCGCCGTGATCGACGATCCCGCGCTCGCGGCGCGAGCCGTTGCACTGGCCGAGCGGGCCCTCGCCGCGTTGCCCGCAGCGTACGGATACGCGGGAGTCGACCTTGTCCTGGGGGATGCTGCGGACGGCAGCGACGATGCGGCGATCGAAATCAATCCGCGGCTGACCACTTCCTACGTCGGCCTGCGGGCGGCCGTCGAGGGCAACTTGGCGGAAGCGATGATCGCCGTCCACCGGGGCGAATCGACGACCATGCGACCGCTCGAACTGTCGGTCGAGTTTACTGCCGAAGGAGGCGTCACGACCAAGCCTCGGCTGCAAGCGACCGCCGCGGGAGAGGGAGCATGAGCTGGCTCGCCCTTGACGTCGGCGGCGCCAATCTCAAGGTCGCCGATGGCCTTGGCTACGCAGCCGCGCGGCCGTTCGCGCTGTGGCGTGCTCCCGAACGATTGAGCGAGGAACTGGCGGCGCTCACGGCCGCGGCGCCCCCGGCGACTCGCTGGGCGGTGACCATGACCGGCGAGTTGGCCGATTGCTATTCGAGTCGCACCGACGGGGTCCGCGCCATCCTGGCCGCGGTCGAGACGGCGGCGGCGGGACGCGAGACCTGGATTTATCGCACCGACGGGCGCCTCGCTCCCCCTCCCGCCGAGGCGGAGTTGTTGTCGGTCGCCGCCAGCAACTGGCGTGCGCTCGCAGAGTATACGTTGCGGTTCTGTTCGACCGGGCGGGGGCTGCTTGTCGACATAGGTTCGACGACCGTCGACGCCATCCCGCTGGTCGACGGTCGCGTCGCGGCGCGCGGAAGCGATGACTTCGGGCGGTTGGGCGCCGGGGAACTCGTCTACACGGGGGTCGAGCGAACCCCCCTCTGTGCGGTCGTCGACGCCTTGCCGATCGACGGGCGCGAGTGCCCTGTCGCGGCGGAGCTGTTCGCCACGACGGCCGACGCGTATTTGCTCTCGGGCGATCTGCCGGAAGAACCGTCAAATTGCGACACGGCGGACGGCCGGCCGCGGACCCGCGAGCACTCCCGGCGCCGAATCGGACGTATGCTTTGCAGGGAAGTTGACGACGCGGCGGCCGCTGCATGCGCCCGTCGGGCCTGCACGGCGCAGCTCGACCAACTCGCCGGCGCGGTCCGACGCGTGGTCGCCGAGCTTGGCGGGCCGCTTGGCGTCGTCGTGCTCAGCGGACATGGCGAGTTCTTGGGGCGGCGGTTGCTCGAACGGTTGGAACTGCCCGACCCGCAACCTCGCGTCCTCTCGTTGGCAAGCGAACTTGGCGCCAGCGCGTCGCGCTGCGCCCCGGCCCACGCCCTGGCGGTGTTGGCGCGAGAAGGTTGTGAACGATGACTAGCCCCTCCTGCATTCGCGTGGTGAAGGTCGGAGGGAGTCTCTTTGATCTGCCCGACCTTCCCGAGCGATTGCTCGCATGGATGGAGCGGCAGACGCCTGCTCACCATGTGTTGGTGGCCGGAGGGGGCGAACTGGTCGAGACGATTCGCAAATGGCACCGGCAGCGGGCCCTCGACGCGACCGCCGCGCATTGGATGTGCGTCGATCTGATGACGGTCTCCGCTCATTTTTTGCACGATCGCCTGCCGCAGGTCCCCCTGGTCGAGGACGACCGGCTGTTGTGCCAGCGGGTCGGCGAGCAAGGGGTCACGATCTTCGGTCCGGCTCCCTGGATGCGCAGCGCCGAGCCGGCGCTGCCGGGGGTGTGGCTTCCCAGCGACTGGGTCACGACCAGCGACGCCATCGCCGGCCGTTTGGCCGTGGCGTTGCGGGCGCACGAGTTCGTGCTGATGAAGTCGGTGCTTCCTCCGCGCCGCAGCGGCTGGGAGTTGAGCGCGTTGGCTGCATCGGAGTTCATCGACCCGATCCTCGCCCAAATGGCGCCGGAGCTTCCCACGACCCGGTTGGTCAATATGCGTTCGCAACCGCCGGCCGAGGGGCGCGTGTCGCGCCCCGGCGAGGCGGCGTCGCGGTGACGATTCAGTGCTGCGCTTCGCGCGCCTTGTGAGCCCTGCCCAGCCAAGACGCCAGCAGGATGGACGCCCCCGCGACGGGAAGCATCCATCGGGCGTAGCCCGTCGCAGTGGAAAGCTGACCGCACCAAGCGGCGATCGCGTCGCCGACTCGCTTGAGCACCGTGTCGGCGAAGGCCTTGGCCCGATACTTTTCGTCGGGCGCCACCGTGGTGAACAGGACCTCGCGCGCCGGCCCCGCGAACGCGAAGCTGACGCACCGCTGCAGGACGTCGAACGCGCCCAGCAGCCACAGTTCGGAGTATCCCAGTCCCAGCACCGCGAACCCGGCGAGGTAGACGATCGGAGCGACCGCCAGCGTGGCGCCGACCCCGGCAGTGCGCATCAGCCACGACACGCCGACGAATTGCCCGAGGAGCGTCAGGCCGTTTTGGTACAGGTTGAGAGCGGAAAACCACTGACGCCGCTCCGCTTCGTCGGGAAGCTGCTGGCGGACCAGCTCGAGCATCTGCACGTAAACCCCGGTCGCGTTCACGCACGCCAAGACGATCGTGACGCCAATCGCCGCCAGAAACGGCGAACGGGCGACGTCGATTGCGCCGCGGAACGCCGAGAACGGATCCTCGGCCGGCACGCTCTCATCGGGAAGATCCCCCTCGTCGGGAGAGGCGTTCGCGGCG encodes the following:
- the sufB gene encoding Fe-S cluster assembly protein SufB, with product MATDLSEDVHPVALGEINKYDFVTPAHDVFKSRKGLDREIVAQISDMKQEPAWMRDFRLRSLEIFESKPMPQWGGAINIDFQDIYYYLKPTEGQGKTWDDVPAEIKETFDRLGIPEAEKKFLAGVKAQFESEVVYGSLQEDLGNKGVIFTDTDTAVREHSDLLREYFGKIIPPEDNKFAALNSAVWSGGSFIYVPKGVKIEFPLQAYFRINAERMGQFERTLIIVDEGAEVHYVEGCTAPMYSSESLHSAVVEVIVKKNGRARYTTIQNWANNIYNLVTKRAVAYENALMEWIDGNLGSQLTMKYPAVYMMEPGARGEILSIAFSSKGQHQDAGAKVVHCAPHTKSRIISKSISKNGGRSSYRGLCKVEEGATDCKSNVVCDALILDSASRSDTYPYIEVEEQDVQVEHEASVSRIGEEQLFYLMSRGLTEAEASSMIVSGFIEPLIKELPMEYAVEMNRLIELQMEGSVG
- a CDS encoding Uma2 family endonuclease translates to MNTFNPLDLLISELYSVDGKAEIVDGRIVAMSPTGSRPSRTSGLIFASLLEVEETANGRAYPDNAAYMVDLPCRKSFSPDASFFTGPDSGMKFLEGAPDFAVEVRSENDYGPAAERKIAAKRADYFAAGTKVVWDVDLLSDEVIRSYCSQSPDSPQIFCRGEVARAESAVPGWIVSVDSILR
- the sufD gene encoding Fe-S cluster assembly protein SufD, whose translation is MTAATLKTTGFTREAFDAWLASRDEPGWLADLRRDAWRRFESLPMPSRTDEEWMRTDVRLFRLDRYALPSDLPAGVVAPAAVLAAGVELGGRAVSLNSRPVSSDLAPELAAKGVLFGSLDQLVAEHGELLRPYIERHVVDPGYDKFAALNAACWSGGSVLFVPAGVRVEQPLHALAAMTDGGVDLSRTLVILQRRAEATLLTETASTGAQDSGFHCGSIELLVEPEARLRYVNLQNWGSGVWHFAHQKAHVAQAAGLQWTIGALGARLAKVNQHVALTGQDAEAQVNGVMFTHGKQHLSYNTHQHHQAAYCRSDLLYKTALQDQSRTVWRGMIKVDEGAQRTDAYQRNDNLMLSRDARADSIPGLEIEADDVRCTHGSTAGRIDDTQVFYAMTRGYTRTEAMRMIVAGFFQQVFDRIAIESVREALGRAIGDRVRAISE
- a CDS encoding Rieske 2Fe-2S domain-containing protein; protein product: MNEFQAVACVADVPDPGSQLVEVGDRLVVLIHAAGHWYALDDVCTHDGGPLSDGPVDPRQVSIACPRHGAQFSAETGAALTMPATKATVAHEVQINGDRVLVRLSDA
- a CDS encoding metal-sulfur cluster assembly factor, with protein sequence MPIAEDAVREALKSVIDPELFVNVVDLGLIYTVNVAEQDDGTSNVDVEMTMTSPACPAGPQLLAQSKEAVGRLEGVGAVDVRLVMHPPWTPDRMTEDARDQLGIF
- a CDS encoding ATP-grasp domain-containing protein encodes the protein MHVFVYEWITGGGLVEQAGRLPESLLAEGTAMTAALTADLLAISGCRVTRLADHRLSEPLAERERVIEVHSESHRRAEFAVAAAEADYTVVIAPEFDRILMRSFRAALEAGARPLGGSAEFIALASDKQRTAGRLAAAGVSTPEAVLVPADAERLPHDFRYPGVLKPLDGAGSQHTLLVEGPQDEPPPYPWPRRLERYCPGRAASAAFLCGPAGAVALPPCWQHQSTDGRFAYRGGAVIDDPALAARAVALAERALAALPAAYGYAGVDLVLGDAADGSDDAAIEINPRLTTSYVGLRAAVEGNLAEAMIAVHRGESTTMRPLELSVEFTAEGGVTTKPRLQATAAGEGA